The Periplaneta americana isolate PAMFEO1 chromosome 9, P.americana_PAMFEO1_priV1, whole genome shotgun sequence genome contains a region encoding:
- the Ndc1 gene encoding nucleoporin NDC1: MNIAIGNLTYRDIFLWRIATAIFWSIILQALFLIAFLVIINFNPWHPVIWIQHSVAISVSLGTWLYICPLGMVICAQGMVCCKDFVMVNKYCGSRFSIFCNIFSLRNLIICILHVIIGGFITWIYLSLLGGKYSKLVTECGTEPKRNCLVEEYIFLILNGVWIGIYFFLHNYIFGSKALLFPVVQQLKFLQVKAELQPLLKQAMVDAFTPTLYFVILYYWKGGTIQYFVQDLVGYNVEDRSLDTIFGFLNLSLLFYAWFFSSMFMLTMYTMKLLFQVTLTEHTVFPVTAMFGHHDCPTLYQALAMADIPIIQHLGFLDLKILAEKDRARREELFTLSQPGGHPHNWNAVVEEGLKLINTFTENLNRANSEGQPMADTKQTAPVQESTPITSTFRMRNMSLRAADLACQSQGGAPPLQPTPFESAIRALKLQWVQTLDALCKKPGICFAFGELPDAKVRFQLAQAQPVVWAVQGLSRLAATSFSEDAYGVVQKDLPAIIAALLCLKQSVDRLQKAGNYKRVQRAEHEARMKAALRSAVKRSLYCICIAFGDFVKELPLSKDALQQLHCFLAFREG; this comes from the coding sequence ATGAATATTGCAATTGGTAATCTGACGTATAGAGACATTTTCTTGTGGAGAATTGCAACGGCTATATTTTGGAGTATTATTCTGCAGGCTTTGTTCTTGATCGCATTTTtggtaataattaatttcaaccCTTGGCATCCTGTTATATGGATTCAACATTCTGTAGCCATAAGCGTGTCTTTGGGAACGTGGTTATATATTTGTCCTCTAGGCATGGTGATATGTGCACAAGGTATGGTGTGTTGCAAAGATTTTGTCATGGTTAATAAGTATTGTGGTAGTCGATTTtcaattttctgcaatatattttctcttcgaaATTTGATAATCTGCATACTGCATGTCATCATCGGTGGATTTATCACTTGGATATATCTCTCTTTGCTTGGAGGAAAGTACAGTAAATTGGTTACAGAATGCGGAACTGAACCTAAGAGAAACTGCTTGGTGGAAGAATATATCTTCTTGATATTAAATGGAGTATGGATaggtatttatttctttcttcataattatattttcggATCTAAGGCCTTGTTATTTCCAGTAGTACAGCagttgaaatttttacaagtaaAAGCGGAGTTACAGCCACTTTTGAAGCAGGCAATGGTTGATGCATTCACACCGACATTGTACTTTGTCATATTGTATTACTGGAAAGGAGGAACCATACAGTATTTTGTCCAGGATCTTGTCGGTTACAATGTTGAAGACCGATCGCTCGACACCATCTTCGGGTTCTTGAACTTATCACTACTGTTTTATGCGTGGTTCTTCTCTAGCATGTTCATGTTGACCATGTACACTATGAAGCTTCTGTTTCAAGTGACCCTCACAGAACACACGGTGTTCCCCGTCACCGCGATGTTCGGGCACCACGATTGCCCCACTCTGTACCAGGCGCTGGCCATGGCGGACATTCCTATCATCCAGCATTTGGGCTTTCTGGACCTGAAAATACTTGCCGAGAAGGACCGAGCAAGAAGGGAAGAGCTCTTCACACTGAGTCAGCCCGGGGGACATCCACACAATTGGAATGCTGTGGTAGAGGAGGGCCTGAAGCTCATAAACACTTTCACGGAGAACTTGAACAGAGCAAACAGCGAGGGCCAGCCCATGGCAGACACGAAGCAAACTGCGCCAGTCCAAGAGTCCACACCGATCACGTCGACATTTAGGATGAGGAACATGTCCCTGCGGGCAGCAGATCTCGCGTGCCAGTCACAGGGAGGAGCGCCCCCTCTGCAACCCACCCCCTTCGAGTCCGCCATCCGTGCTCTCAAGCTGCAGTGGGTGCAGACCTTGGATGCGCTGTGCAAGAAGCCGGGTATCTGCTTCGCGTTCGGCGAGCTGCCCGATGCCAAGGTGCGGTTCCAGCTGGCACAGGCGCAGCCGGTGGTGTGGGCCGTGCAGGGCCTGTCACGCCTCGCCGCCACCTCGTTCAGCGAAGACGCGTACGGCGTAGTGCAGAAGGACCTGCCCGCCATCATCGCCGCCCTGCTGTGCCTGAAGCAGAGCGTGGACAGGCTGCAGAAGGCGGGCAACTACAAGCGGGTGCAGCGTGCCGAGCACGAAGCACGCATGAAGGCAGCTCTCCGGTCTGCCGTGAAGCGCAGCCTGTACTGCATCTGCATCGCGTTCGGCGACTTCGTGAAGGAGCTGCCACTCAGCAAGGACGCCCTGCAGCAGCTGCACTGCTTCCTGGCCTTCAGAGAGGGCTGA